A window of the Triplophysa rosa linkage group LG23, Trosa_1v2, whole genome shotgun sequence genome harbors these coding sequences:
- the zgc:112496 gene encoding uncharacterized protein zgc:112496 — MSVGERLYNCEDPAVWRGIYGKYWDVVEAKSAKKGKDPGKLLALDKWFQEELPAAISSRSERSLTHAELAKIMEWKLTKGKFRPRLQQLIGSNSEEAVHSLTSKAFSLFPDVQAAITELCKLKGVGPATASAVLAAGAPDKIAFMAEEAVESIAGLRPVEYTAKHYTLYLQKVLQKTAQLNKADDQQDWTPHRVELCLWAWTVANQIQPSLLKEFDLVDVTGKETNQKSEKRKANDEKPSKRRKTDCS, encoded by the exons ATGTCCGTGGGTGAGAGACTGTATAACTGTGAGGATCCTGCTGTGTGGAGAGGGATCTATGGAAAATACTGGGATGTGGTGGAAGCAAAGTCAGCTAAGAAGGGGAAGGATCCTGGAAAGCTGCTGGCACTAGACAAATG GTTTCAGGAGGAGCTTCCCGCTGCGATCTCATCTCGATCAGAACGTTCTCTTACACATGCTGAGCTTGCTAAGATCATGGAGTGGAAACTAACC AAAGGAAAGTTCCGCCCACGTTTGCAGCAGCTGATTGGCTCAAACAGCGAGGAGGCGGTTCATAGCTTGACCAGCAAAGCATTTAGTTTGTTTCCAGATGTCCAGGCTGCAATTACAGAGTTATGCAAACTCAAAGGTGTCGGGCCGGCAACAGCATCAG CTGTGTTGGCAGCTGGAGCTCCAGATAAAATCGCCTTCATGGCCGAAGAAGCTGTGGAGAGCATCGCTGGGCTGAGACCAGTCGAGTACACAGCCAAACATTACACTCTTTATCTACAGAAAGTGCTGCAAAAAACAGCCCAGCTCAACAAAG CGGACGACCAGCAGGACTGGACTCCTCATAGGGTGGAGCTGTGTTTATGGGCGTGGACggtagccaatcagattcagcCCTCATTATTAAAGGAATTCGACTTGGTGGATGTCACAGGCAAAGAGACTAATCAGAAGTCAGAGAAGAGAAAAGCAAATGATGAAAAGCCATCAAAGAGACGAAAGACTGACTGCTCTTAG